The Planktothrix tepida PCC 9214 genomic interval CAAAAGCTGAATTTGAACGGGGGCAAGATTTCAAAAAACAAGGAAAAGTTGAACAAGCGATCGCTTGTTTTCAAAACGCTATAACAGCCGACCCAAACTATATTCCTGCTCACAATAATTTAGGAACCTTACTGCAACAGCAAAATCGCTTATCTGAAGCCATAACTTGTTATCAAAACGCTCTAAAAATTAACCCAGATTCAGCGTTAACCTTAACTAACTTGGGGTCAATTTACCTAATTGAAGGTCAGTTAAATCAAGCCGAAGAGTTATTAAAACGCGCCTTAGAATTAAACCCTGAGCTTGTTCCGGCGTTGTACAATTTAGGTTTATTGTATAAACAACAAGCTAAATTAGACGAAGCCATTCAACTCTTCCAAACCGCAGCTAAACACCAACGAAACTACGCTGATGCCTATTTTCAACTGGGGCAGATTTGGGAATTTCAGAGTCAATTTACCTTAGCAAAACTCGCCTATGAACGAGTGCAAAGCCTCAACCCTAATGCTGAATATTTATATCCCCATATCGGGTTTGTGAAACTGAATCTCTGCGACTGGGAAAACTATGATCATTTTGTCCAAGATTTGATGAATTCCACGACCCAATATATACAGGAAGACAAGAAAGGGTTTACCTTAGCTCCCTTTCAGTTAAACGCCCTTCCTATTCCCTCAGAATTATCCCTAGCCGTTGCCCAAAAACACGCCGCAGGAATTGAGAAATCAATAGCTGAGAAAAAACCGCAATTCATCTATTCTCAAAAAACCGATAAACTGCGGGTGGGTTATGTTTCCCCAGATTTCTATAGTCACGCCGTCGGACGTTTAATTTATCAAATTTTTGAAACTCATAACCGAGACGAGTTTGAAATCTTTGGCTATAACCTATTAAATGTCAACGATGAAGTCACAGAAATCATTAAAAATGGCTGTGATCAATTTCGAGATATTGCTCAACTTTCTGCCTCTGATGCTGCTGTGCAAATTAACGCTGATGGCATTGATATTTTAATCGATTTAGCGGGTTATACAGGTTACGGTAAACCAGAAATATTGGCTTATCAACCTGCACCTATACAGGCAAGTTTTCTGGGATATCCCAATACAATGGGAGCGAATTTTATCCCCTATTTGCTAACGGATGAATGGGTAGTACCAGCAGATTTAGCTAAAAATTACAGCGAGTCAATCATCTATTTACCCCATCAGTTTATCTGTTCACCGATGGAGATTTCCAACCAATTTAGTCGGGCTGAATTCGGGTTGCCAGAAGATGGTTTTGTCTTTGTTTGCTACAACCGACATTTTAAAATCACGCCGGATTTATTTGCCGTTTGGATGGGAATTTTGCAGCAAGTTGAAGGCAGTGTTTTGTGGTTATCTGAACCGACAACAGAGGAAGTGATCAATAATTTACATAAAAAAGTGGCTGCTTCTGGAGTCGCACCCGAACGATTGATTTTTGCCCCGAAAATTCCCCACCCCGAATATCTCGCCCGCTTACAACTAGCAGATTTAGCCTTAGATACGTGGATATATAGTGGCGGTTCTACCACTGTAGCAGCGTTGTGGGCGGGTGTACCTGTTCTGACAAAACCCGGTGACACCAACGCCTCCCGCATGGGGGCCAGTATTTGTGCCAGTGGTGGACTCCCAGAAATGATTGCTAACAGTGGGGAGGAGTACGAACAAAAGGCGATTGACTGGGCCACCCATCCCCAAAAGTTGCAACAGTTGCGTCAACGGTTACAAAAACGAGATGCCCCGTTATTTAATGTATCAGGGTTTGTCAGCCACTTAGAATCGGCATTTCGACAAATGGGAAACCGCTAATAACTCCCATGAATAGGTTTGAGATTCATTCTTCCATCAACTAACTACCTCATTAAAGAGGATTAAAAAAATGACTTCTAGTTTTAACTTTACCGAAAACACCAACATCTCCCTCACCGGTGTTTACAATAGTTCCGTCACCACAGCCGACTTTGACAAAGATGGGGACACCGATATCCTGCTCACGGGCTACGATAGTTCACATAACCCCATCAGCCAAATCTATAGCAACAACGGCAGTGGCGGTTTTAGCCAAAACACCAACGTCTCCCTCTCCGGTGTTGGCTATAGTTTCGTCACCACAGCCGACTTCGACAAAGATGGGAACACCGACATCCTGTTCGCGGGCTACGATAGTTNAGACAGTGATGGCACGGTGGATGCCTTTGTTGTGAAAGCCGTCAGTAGCGGGACGTTAAAAATTGGCAATGATGCAGCCAGTGCCACAGCTTGGGTTGCAGGAAGTAATGATACAATAGATGCCACGAAAAAAGCTTATTGGACACCGGATGCTAACGTTAACGGCACGGTCAACGCTTTGCAAGTGGTGGCCAAAGATAACGACGGTTTGGTGTCCCCTACACCAGTCACCGCCCAAGTTACGGTCACGGCTGTTAATGATGCGCCCGTATTAGATAATACTAACTTCACCTATAGCCTCACCACGATTAACGAAGATGATAACAATTCTAGTGGGGATGTTATCAAAGATATAATTCCGGCTGGAAGTATTAAAGAAAACACCAACATCTCCCTCAATGGTGTTTACTTAAGTTCCGTCACCACCGCCGACTTTGACTCTGATGGCAACACCGACATCCTGCTCACGGGCTACGATAGTTCATCTAACCCCATCAGCAAAATCTATAGCAATAACGGCAGTGGCGGTTTTAGCGAAAACACCAACGTCTCTCTCACCGGTGTTGCCACTGGTTCCGTCACCACCGCCGACTTTGACTCTGATGGCAACACCGACATCCTGCTCACGGGCAAAGATGGTTCTGGCCCCATCAGCAAAATCTATAGCAACAACGGCAGTGGCGGTTTTAGCGAAAACACCAACGTTTCCCTCACTGGTGTTCGCTATAGTTCCGTGACCACCGCCGACTTTGACAAAGATGGGGACACCGATATCCTGCTCACGGGCAAAGATAGTTCTAATAACCTCATCAGCAAAATCTATAGCAACAACGGCAGTGGGGGTTTTAGCGAAAACACCAACGTCTCCCTCACGGGTGTTGAATATAGTTCCGTCACCACCGCCGACTTTGACAAAGATGGGGACACCGACATCCTGCTCACGGGCTACGATGGTTCTGGCTGCATCAGCAAAATCTATAACAATCTTCTCCCGATATCCGATGTAGACACCACCACCATCACCGAAGCCATCGCCATTACAGCCGCCGACAATAACGGTACTTGGCAATATTCCACTGACAACGGCACAACCTGGACTAACTTTCCCACCGTCAGCGACAGTAACGCCCTATTATTAGATGCAGGGAATAAAGTTCGTTTCCAACCCAAGGCTAACTACAACGGAACCATTACCAACGCTCTCACCTTCCGCGCTTGGGATCAGTCCACAGGTACAGCCGGAAATACAGCCGACACCACCACTAACGGCGGGACAACAGCCTTTAGCAGTAACACCGCCACCGCCTCCATTACGGTTACAGCCGTTAACGACGCTCCAACTGCGACTGCTATCGGCAACCAAACCGTTAACGAAGATAGCAATTTCAATCTCAATATTGTTAATAATTTCAGCGATATTGATGCAGGAGATAGTTTAACCTATAGCGCCACCTTAGCCGATGGTAAAGCCTTACCCAGTTGGTTAACTTTCGACAGCACAACGGGAACTTTTAACGGAACACCGACTAACAGTGATGTCGGAAATCTTGACATTAAAGTTATCGCAACCGATAGTAGTAATGCAACGGTTGAAAATAGTTTCCAACTAACAGTTAATAACGTTAATGATGCTCCGACTGCAACTCCTATTACTAATCAAACTGCAACAGAAGATAGCAGTTTCAGTCTCAATATTGTTAATAAATTTAGCGATATTGATGCAGGAGATAGTTTAACCTATACCGCCACCTTAGCCGATGNNNNNNNNNNNNNNNNNNNNNNNNNNNNNNNNNNNNNNNNNNNNNNNNNNNNNNNNNNNNNNNNNNNNNNNNNNNNNNNNNNNNNNNNNNNNNNNNNNNNNNNNNNNNNNNNNNNNNNNNNNNNNNNNNNNNNNNNNNNNNNNNNNNNNNNNNNNNNNNNNNNNNNNNNNNNNNNNNNNNNNNNNNNNNNNNNNNNNNNNNNNNNNNNNNNNNNNNNNNNNNNNNNNNNNNNNNNNNNNNNNNNNNNNNNNNNNNNNNNNNNNNNNNNNNNNNNNNNNNNNNNNNNNNNNNNNNNNNNNNNNNNNNNNNNNNNNNNNNNNNNNNNNNNNNNNNNNNNNNNNNNNNNNNNNNNNNNNNNNNNNNNNNNNNNNNNNNNNNNNNNNNNNNNNNNNNNNNNNNNNNNNNNNNNNNNNNNNNNNNNNNNNNNNNNNNNNNNNNNNNNNNNNNNNNNNNNNNNNNNNNNNNNNNNNNNNNNNNNNNNNNNNNNNNNNNNNNNNNNNNNNNNNNNNNNNNNNNNNNNNNNNNNNNNNNNNNNNNNNNNNNNNNNNNNNNNNNNNNNNNNNNNNNNNNNNNNNNNNNNNNNNNNNNNNNNNNNNNNNNNNNNNNNNNNNNNNNNNNNNNNNNNNNNNNNNNNNNNNNNNNNNNNNNNNNNNNNNNNNNNNNNNNNNNNNNNNNNNNNNNNNNNNNNNNNNNNNNNNNNNNNNNNNNNNNNNNNNNNNNNNNNNNNNNNNNNNNNNNNNNNNNNNNNNNNNNNNNNNNNNNNNNNNNNNNNNNNNNNNNNNNNNNNNNNNNNNNNNNNNNNNNNNNNNNNNNNNNNNNNNNNNNNNNNNNNNNNNNNNNNNNNNNNNNNNNNNNNNNNNNNNNNNNNNNNNNNNNNNNNNNNNNNNNNNNNNNNNNNNNNNNNNNNNNNNNNNNNNNNNNNNNNNNNNNNNNNNNNNNNNNNNNNNNNNNNNNNNNNNNNNNNNNNNNNNNNNNNNNNNNNNNNNNNNNNNNNNNNNNNNNNNNNNNNNNNNNNNNNNNNNNNNNNNNNNNNNNNNNNNNNNNNNNNNNNNNNNNNNNNNNNNNNNNNNNNNNNNNNNNNNNNNNNNNNNNNNNNNNNNNNNNNNNNNNNNNNNNNNNNNNNNNNNNNNNNNNNNNNNNNNNNNNNNNNNNNNNNNNNNNNNNNNNNNNNNNNNNNNNNNNNNNNNNNNNNNNNNNNNNNNNNNNNNNNNNNNNNNNNNNNNNNNNNNNNNNNNNNNNNNNNNNNNNNNNNNNNNNNNNNNNNNNNNNNNNNNNNNNNNNNNNNNNNNNNNNNNNNNNNNNNNNNNNNNNNNNNNNNNNNNNNNNNNNNNNNNNNNNNNNNNNNNNNNNNNNNNGACTCTGATGGGGACACCGACATCCTGCTCACGGGCAAAGATAGTTCTGGCCGCATCAGCAAAATCTATAACAATCTTTTCCCCATATCCGATGTAGACACCACCACCATCACCGAAGCCATCGCG includes:
- a CDS encoding TIGR03032 family protein, with product MNNPKTLTVPFSRHFLEWLHQQQVSLALTTYQTNRLGLIGVQPNGQISTPVWEFERPMGLYATTERFYLATRYQIWQFENILENGELLQEKYDRVYVPRIAYTTGDLDVHDLVVDPQGNIIFANTEYSCLATLHPQHSFTPVWQPNFISKLAPEDRCHLNGLATVNGIPRYVTAVSCSDVASGWRHRRGDGGVVIDIQTNDIITRGLSMPHSPRWYQGKLWLINSGEGDFGYIENGEFVAVTFCPGYGRGLAFVGNFAVVGLSKPRDYHFSGLLLGEKLQQKQAEARCGILIIDIKTGNIVEWLDMDTEATELYDVAIFPQVQCPMALGFKSGNIAKLVTIGSPTKTQKKVISFSLWGNDPMYNIGAIKNAELALKIYPGWICRFYVDETVPKETLERLAAWSHVEIIPMQTPSQNCTGSFWRFLALNDSDVEITIIRDTDSRLNQREKAAVDEWLTSPFPFHIMRDHPLHRSKIMAGMWGFKGNLEIKTAINNYVKTHSQSLRKGIDQLFLNDVIYPLAQYQSLVHDEFSEGKLFPLSRQNTEYVGQIFREDETTISELDDILEQHLRTLENPQLKVAKAEFERGQDFKKQGKVEQAIACFQNAITADPNYIPAHNNLGTLLQQQNRLSEAITCYQNALKINPDSALTLTNLGSIYLIEGQLNQAEELLKRALELNPELVPALYNLGLLYKQQAKLDEAIQLFQTAAKHQRNYADAYFQLGQIWEFQSQFTLAKLAYERVQSLNPNAEYLYPHIGFVKLNLCDWENYDHFVQDLMNSTTQYIQEDKKGFTLAPFQLNALPIPSELSLAVAQKHAAGIEKSIAEKKPQFIYSQKTDKLRVGYVSPDFYSHAVGRLIYQIFETHNRDEFEIFGYNLLNVNDEVTEIIKNGCDQFRDIAQLSASDAAVQINADGIDILIDLAGYTGYGKPEILAYQPAPIQASFLGYPNTMGANFIPYLLTDEWVVPADLAKNYSESIIYLPHQFICSPMEISNQFSRAEFGLPEDGFVFVCYNRHFKITPDLFAVWMGILQQVEGSVLWLSEPTTEEVINNLHKKVAASGVAPERLIFAPKIPHPEYLARLQLADLALDTWIYSGGSTTVAALWAGVPVLTKPGDTNASRMGASICASGGLPEMIANSGEEYEQKAIDWATHPQKLQQLRQRLQKRDAPLFNVSGFVSHLESAFRQMGNR
- a CDS encoding FG-GAP-like repeat-containing protein, with translation MTSSFNFTENTNISLTGVYNSSVTTADFDKDGDTDILLTGYDSSHNPISQIYSNNGSGGFSQNTNVSLSGVGYSFVTTADFDKDGNTDILFAGYDSXDSDGTVDAFVVKAVSSGTLKIGNDAASATAWVAGSNDTIDATKKAYWTPDANVNGTVNALQVVAKDNDGLVSPTPVTAQVTVTAVNDAPVLDNTNFTYSLTTINEDDNNSSGDVIKDIIPAGSIKENTNISLNGVYLSSVTTADFDSDGNTDILLTGYDSSSNPISKIYSNNGSGGFSENTNVSLTGVATGSVTTADFDSDGNTDILLTGKDGSGPISKIYSNNGSGGFSENTNVSLTGVRYSSVTTADFDKDGDTDILLTGKDSSNNLISKIYSNNGSGGFSENTNVSLTGVEYSSVTTADFDKDGDTDILLTGYDGSGCISKIYNNLLPISDVDTTTITEAIAITAADNNGTWQYSTDNGTTWTNFPTVSDSNALLLDAGNKVRFQPKANYNGTITNALTFRAWDQSTGTAGNTADTTTNGGTTAFSSNTATASITVTAVNDAPTATAIGNQTVNEDSNFNLNIVNNFSDIDAGDSLTYSATLADGKALPSWLTFDSTTGTFNGTPTNSDVGNLDIKVIATDSSNATVENSFQLTVNNVNDAPTATPITNQTATEDSSFSLNIVNKFSDIDAGDSLTYTATLAD